Within the Cololabis saira isolate AMF1-May2022 chromosome 22, fColSai1.1, whole genome shotgun sequence genome, the region GgttgttgtattttttgtatcacatttataaatgtatataaattTATATAAAGCAGCAAGTGGTTGCATGATTTGGGGTGTGGTCTTATGATTGGCAGCCAGTTTGGCCAATGGCTTACTGTCAACACTTCCTCATCATCTGAGCATAGTTTATGAGCTTATGAGCTGTGAATAGAGATCTTACAGAGCATAATCattcttattttaaagatatATTTTGTTATGCTGGTAATCATACTAACAGACCTCTGCATGATGCATGATGCTGTTGGTTGGTTAACCCTGAAGGGTTCAAGGAAGAAGCTAAGCAGCTGGCAGCTTGTGCCAACCGACTGTCGACTTAATTGTGTGATGAAGGTCATTTCTGATTTGGACACCAAAACAACAATTGAAACAGGATATTCTCCTGCATGTTTGCTGAAAGCTCCACAATTCCTCTGGGAAAAATTGAAAAGTATTCAacccatagactgtataaaggAAGCAAGTATCAAGTCACATGAACCATTGATTTCTGAAGAGCGGTTTTGAGGCCTCTTTTTCTTTGTACTGCACGCAGCCACGTTGCCTGGGAAACCAACAGGAACACACCCACCATATGTCACTTAAAGTGAGCagtggctaccagctcctttaGTCGCTCACCGTTGAAATAGCTGCAGACGTTTACAGCTGAATATCCCATTTCACATGTTGATTGGATGGCGAAGTCATAGGTTACTACTGTGTTTAGGCAACACTGTAGGAACAAATGGCTGGTTGCTTCGCTAAGCACAATAGTATGATGATTTGGATGAGAAAGTGATTGTTTCTACACTGAAAAaagtgcatgtaaatataacatttaaatctgtgatattaacaattaaaaatgaagtttgttgctttacatgaatacatctagttttgaacttaatctgcatttgttcaaaaaacaagacattgtgcattttttccttaacaagcagtatttatgtaatcccaggcaatcttttaatttacacacaaacagcaagcaatgatcttgttgtatttacctttcctttaacaattttaatctattgggcagattgaccaacgtttagatgaaacatggtttatttgtttaagtagaacaccacagtaaaaaatatcttgcttgatctacttttaaaaaattaaggcaactttttcgcatgagatttttatgtagatcaatagtctttgtataaactacttaattttaagatgagagtataatgacaacttaaaacaatgaaaagaggtaatagaatgcaaaaagagaggaagaccattccaatctgatggagctttaaaatgaaatgatcttttaccaacctcttttgaaattctaggaacaaagaaaaaaggaaaattcatatgtctgagtgagtatggagagttataaggaatcatgagttcttttaaatatggaggacagtgaaaataaacacatttaaaaaggaattgaagccagtgaaattgccgtctagatttgggttgcaaccagttcaatgaatcaaacataaaacCGTGATGTGTTCTGAAAGGACAACGTAACACAAAGCTacataatgaattaaataatacagtcaGAGGTTTAAGATGGGTGTCTGGAGTGTTTTGGTAAACAATATCTGCATAATCAACAAGTGATACTATGAGTTGTGAAACAGTTGAGCGTATCTTGAGAGTAGCTTTAATTCCCACATTTCCATTCCCTATTATTATAGAAGTCAAATTGATTGAAAAGGGTTTAATAACCTTTTCCAGGTTGATGTGCAGCAGTTGCTCACTAAGACCAATGCTTATGTAGATTAAGTGTGTAAATGCTCAAATTCAGAAATTGCCAAAATATCTGCTtttacagaggtctgcacacctgctgacAAATTCATTAAAGACTGATGTTTGGCAGTAACTTACCATCAAAAAAATATATGGAtatacttagtattgcccacatgaGTTGTGCTTTGTCTGAGACTGTATTTGTCTAGTATTAAGATCCAATGTGTTCATATGATCTTTAGgtcacacatacaggactgtctcagaaaattagaatattgtgatacagtcctttattttctgtaatgcaattaaaaaaaaatgtcatatattctggattcattacaaatcaactgaaatattgcaagccttttattatttcaagattgctgattatggcttacagtttaagattaagattcccagaatattctaattttttgagataggatatttgagttttcttaagctgtaagccatgatcagcaatattaaaataataaaaggcttgcaatatttcagttggtttgtaatgaatccagaatgtatgacatttttgcattacagaaaataaaggactttatcacaatattcaaattttctgagacagtcctgtacaaacACAAACAGGGCTTAGTTTTGAATTTATGTTCATGGCTAGACAGAAATGTCAGCAGAAACCTTGACACACtctaaaaactcaaaatcttatcaagaatatttgtcttatttctagttaaaatgtctcatttttagtccaaaaaaatgacacttaaaacaagactcatcactggaaaaaacaacaattttcacctgtttcaagtagattttcccttaaaatatatatatattttttttgcttgtaatgagaagataaatattgtcccactggcagatttgtctacttatttcaagtgaaaatgtacttgaaacaggtgaaaatggtcaaataacaagttattttgcCTCCTAGTCCCCGGTCCGCCGACAGGCCACGCACTTGTCCCACTAGTCCCGCGGCAGAGGGGGGATTCCGTACCTCGGGTCCCCACATGGATGCATGTGTGAGCCCTCCGCTCCCCTTCCTCCCCGCGCAGCTGTCAGCTGCCGTCCCGACCCCCCCACCCTGCCCGCGGTGCCATGGCGTCCAGCGAGGAGGACGGCACGGTTGAGGAgaaggaaaacaacaacaagaagaGGACGAAAAGCGCCGTCATTACCGCATGGCTCACTCTCTACAACATCACCATGACCGCCGGGTACGTGCGTTTTATTCCGCCCCTCTGTCGTCTATTTATAAGAACGATAATTCAAAAACAGAAACACTGGAAGCGCAGCGTTGCTGTTTATAGGACTGTGTGCGCGCACGTCCCGAGCCGAAAGAAGCGCCTGTTCAGCGCGCTGCTTTCTGCGGCTCGTCGGTCCTGGAGTTTGGATAAACTTGGGTATAGGCAGTTTGACAGCAGAGTTTATATtttattgaattgaaaaaagaaaaaagttgcaaAGTGGGTTTGTGTGAGTGTTAGGAAATGAATGAATGGCGGTCGGTGCGCCCGGGGACGGGCGGGCGCCTGGGCCGTGTCCAAATAGGGCTGACTGCGTGGTGTGCGCGTCACGGCCCGCGGTGCGTCCGACAGTTGCAGGGATAAGTATAGCAGGACGGCGCTGCTGACACTGGAGCTCACGTCTGGGACTGCGAACTGCTCAATGGGCAGCTTTTTAGACAACACAACATTCATAGACGTTGTTGGTGATATGATGAACAGACAGATCTCTGGACCAAGCTGGGAGCCTTCCACCTGCAACATGTTCTGTCAAGGTTTCTGCTGACACGGTTTCTGTCTAGCCATGGACATAAGTTCAAAACTACACtgacacaaatattgtgcttgatctacttaaaaaaaataagtcaactttttgcatgagattattatgtagatcaagaaagactagtttttgtataaactacttaattttttgtatgtaaataatacattttgcaagttcagtcaacttaattgtgttaagtttactttatatatcaaaattaagttgactttaaaaagaaaaaaaagaagaaaaaaggagaaaaaaaaggaaaaaaaattaagttgactttacttgcaaattaattttgtacatactaaaaattaagtagtttgtacaaagactagtctttcttgatctacataaaaatttcatgcgaaaaagttgccttaacttttttaaagtagatcaagcaagatattttttactgtggtgttctacttaaacaaataaagcatgtttcatctaaacgttggtcaatctgcccaatagattaaaatgttaaaggaaaagtaaatacaacaagatcattacttgttgtttgtgtgtaaataaaaagattgcctgggattacataaatactgcttgtcaaggaaaaaacacaatgtcttgttttttgaacaaatgcagattaagttcaaaactagatgtattaatgtaaagcaacaaacttcatttttaattggtaatatcacagatttaaatatgttatatttacatgcgcttagatttatttttttcagtgcactTAATCTACATAAGCATTGGTCTTAGTGAGAAACTACTGCACATCAACTTGGAAAAGGTTATTAAACCCTTTTCAATCAATTTGACTTCTATAATAATAGATTGTTCACTAGTAGGAAGCATTCAAGACAGTTTTCAATATCTCAGTAGTAGATATCCATCCCACGAAATTAACCCTATGTCTAGGCCATGCAGTGGTTAGAGAAatgccaaaaagaaaacaacaacaagcgCTACATTTCAAACCCTATAGGCCCCATGGGCATATTGAATGTTAAAGTCTCTGAGCAGAAGTAAAAGAAGACTAAGTAAGTAAGTTGTTTGTTAGGATTGGATGCCAAGagtgaataaaatacatttaaaaaaacatgagAGCAATTAGGTTTGTAAATCTTTTTTAACTTAGTATGTGAACatactaaattaaaaaacatataaagtCTGACACCTTGAGCTCTGCAGCTGTCAAGTATATACATTTTCATGTGGCTGTAAAAGTTATATTTTAAGAACCACAAGTATCAATTTCCGTTACAGAACTTGTTAAAACTATTTTTGAGCTGTCATTGTAGTACTTTTGCTTTGGTAAagtttttgaatatttttttgaacATTAAACAAAGTAAAATTAAAGATGAAGCTATCATAGGAGACTGTTCTCTTTTAGCCATAGGCCATCCCAAATTACATTATGTTGTTTGAAGTTCAAGTTGGTAGTCACTTAAGACACCAATGAATGCTCTGAAGAGAAAGAAAGTGAAGGTATTTTATCTGAGGAACAACCCCCAGTCTTCCTTTTGATGCCAAAATGTGCAGTTCATCTAATGACCACCAGGGGATGTCCTCAAAAGTGAGTCAGTCCTTTGAGCCTCACTATTTTCTGATTTCTCTGAATAAGAAACATTGTTATGCTATTACAATGGAAAGTACATTTTTATGTACCTCATCAGTTAAAAGTGTTCATCTTCAAATTTATGAATAATTAGCagcatgttttctttctttttcttctttttttggacTGACAGTTTCATCAGGAGTGTATGGTGATGCTGTTATTACTTTGGCTATTTAAAGTGATAAGAGCATAATTGTTTGATCTCAGTCATTTGagttcacacccatgacaactctgaggggggtaattttttttgtaccacagcagagagtttatatcaagcaattaatttatttccaatatgattgattggcagtcagctcagccaatggctaactATTATTACATGACCGAATACTTCATTGTTATACACAGTCTATGGAAAGCCCCTGAGAGTGTGTatattgtcttgtctttcccttcctccctgctggtccatactgtttCTTTCTCAGTCTGTGGTCATTTTCCTGGTTCTGTGGGGGATTTTTTCAgtaacaatttatttttttatagtttttgaCTGCTTAATGTTTTCATCTGTGAACATAGAATTCATATGAAAAGCTTTAGTTTTGTCCCATTTGTCCAAAAGACGTTGTCTCAGAAGCTGTGTGGCTTGTCATTGTTTATTTGGACAATTTTCAGTTACAGTATGATTTGGTTTTAATATTGTAATCCTCCTCAGTTATCTTGCATGAACTCTAACGGTAACAGATGACGTGATCAGACACTAACGTACCTTGACCTTGGACttcaccttgaatctctttgAAAGTTGTTCTCGGCTCTACTTACCAATCGTATTATCAATCTCCTGAATGAAATTCGCAATTGTTGTCACAGAAACATCGAGGTGCTCGGAGAGGTTCTTCTAACTTTTACGTTTAACATGCTGGTCTACTATTTACAACTCTTTCCTTTGTGTTCTTTGGTTCAACGTGGTGCACACCACCATATGAGAGCGATACAGCTGTAATAATTGCTGATGTTTATTTACAGCAGGTCTGTAAACATGTTAATGTAATAAAAAGGAGAGGGGGGATAAATAGGCATTCCAGAGACACAATGTGAAGGACTGTGGGGACCAACATAGTAAATCAGCAATAAAAGATTCAGAGAAATATCTGTACGAGGCAAACAAGAATGAAACCCAGTATTGAATGTGCATGATCTCCAGGCTCTTTCTGGAGTGAATGTATGTCAGAAAAGTATGACTTTTTAGttggagttatttatttctggtCTCAGGAGCGTCAGTCAACACAGTTGGTTACTGAtccataagaaagaaaaaaagcgaGTCAAAACTAGTTTGCAGAGAACTCGAAGAAAGAATTCAGtatccagaagaaaaaaaaatactatgtGTGTATTTTACTTATTGCAGATTGACTGCAGGGATATTAAATAATAAGCTGTTTTCCAaccaatcagattttttttcttcttttttatgaaATTCCAGTTTTCATCCTCTGAACTAAAGAGGAGAGTTTTCCTGCTTTTTACATGTGTCCAGTTCCAAAGTCGATATCCACAATGGTATGAGGGTGTGAGCACATAATGTGCACCATTAATGCTgaattatatttaaaatgtctGGAGTAATATGTGCAACTCATTAGATAATGTTTTGAAGGATTCAGTTATGTCCTCTTTTTCTTAAATTGACGATGCAGTTTCCTGTTGTCTTAAAGAAATGTCTCTGACatgcattgctgaaaataacagAAATACAGTCCAAACGCTCCCTTTTAAACCACGTGTTCAAACCTCTGTTCTTACCAGCTGGTTTTATTGGGTGATTTGAGTTACTTCACTTGTTGAAATTGTTGTCACTGCTTTGTGCAAATGCAAACGATGGGTAAATGCGTAACACTCTGATCTGAGTCTGGGATGTCACAATACTCTGCAAATCTGCAGACCACTCACTGGACGACACATTTTCAGACATGGGTGGCCCCTAAAAAAGCGAGATGGTTGAGTTTTTGATTTGGTAGTCCCTTCAAACATTCAAGTATATGCCTTCAAGCATGTCTTTTAGTTCagcaagtaataataataataataataataataataataatgataataatgtgacaaaatgTGTCCTTTTCATACTTGTAGCTAGACAGataaggaaaacaaaaagactTTCAAACTCTCAAACCAAGATGCTGGAAGGCTTGAAGTTCATGAAAACAATCCAACAAGCTAATCTTGCTGAAAATATACCTGACAATTCCACAACTACGATGATCAAATGGCAGAGAATAGTGAACACCAAGAAGTTTACATACAGGGAGGGGTGATAGCATGAGTTATATATACACTGGGAGGAGTGAGTGAACGCAGGTCAGTCAGTCAGCAACAAATAAGAGGTGGAGACAGGCAGAACTGGCtctgcttcttttctttttgatgaTGGATGAGCCCGCTCAAGGTGATGATGAGCATCAAGGGAGGAATCCCTCAAATGAAGGGGGGAAGAATAAACACTTGCCGGCACCTAAAAACAGCCAAGATCTGCTGGAGCGACCAGACTTTTTTTTGCTGTTAGTTATTAGCAGATTTCCCAAGAGAAATGACACGCAGTCATTTGCTGTCAGCATCTGAGTGATGAGTCCCGCTGATATATACATCATTTAAATGGGGTGCAAACTCCAATAGTGCAGACGCACTGAGAGGAAAAGTAAGTGAGATTTATGTTGAATGGAACAAAAATGACAGACGTTAAAGAAAATGGATTCCAAAGTCAAAGTGAAATGCAGAAAATTACAAAAGATTGAgacttttatttgatttaaaatgtaacaTCATAGGACAACCACAttttaaaatagttaaaatactTTTAGGATTGTTATATTCTATATTTACTCCCATCATTTACATGCTTCCAGACTCTACTGATCTGTATATTCCCATGTACAGCAATGTTGGTTCCTCGTGACTAATTCTGTTGGTAATATTGATTAACAGGTTAACAACTCCTGCTACTCGTCTATATACTGGATTCTCTTCACCTGTTGCCTACAATTAGTTGCTGCTGTATCCCAGAACAGAGTGCTGAAGTAAAATCCATGAATTAGATTGTTATGGAGTGATTTGTTtctgatattggatattggttGTATACAGGAGAAGTGAGACTTGTGTATTTGCCGTCAAAATATATTCCAGGAATTCTGAGCTCAGAAGATGTTCAGAAGATAACACTTTGATTTGGATAAGGTACATCTGTCCAGGATAACAGCTAATATCAAACAGTTACTGTACAGACTAGTGTTTGAACTGAGCCtttgttaaaaatgttttatgatGAAGCACTTGCTGCAAAGCCATATATTCACTACAAAAAACTAATTTCTTAGAAAgttaaaaagccttgtttcaagaagaCTGTTTTCAGACTATTTTGCTACTTTTAAGAGTTCTAGTCAAGAAAATCTTTCTTACTGGTTAAGATATTTTTGCTCATAATAAGACACATTTGACTAGATTTAtgaatattaggcttatttttagcagggctgtttttgcagtgttcagAAATGACTGtatttattatctttatttgtttatttttgcagGTGGCTGGTTTTGGCCATCGCAATGATGCGCTTCTATTTCAGGAAAGGCACACACAAGGGTCTGTACCGAAGTATAGCAAGGACACTTAAGTTTTTCCAGACCTTTGCGCTTGTTGAGGTAAGACATTgactgcaggaaaaaaaagaagaaaaacagacacTTTACAGGCTGTGCTTCCTACTCATTGTGCATTTTGTCTTCTAGGTGGGACATTGTGCCATTGGTATGTGATTTTGTTCAATTGTATTTGTGCAAGCTTAAACATATTCTATTACATCTGCAGAGGTATtgatttcttcttctctggctCTCCTGCAGGAATCGTGAGGACTTCTGTGATTGTAACAGGGGTTCAAGTGTGTTCACGGATTTTCATGGTTTGGTTTATCGCCGACAGCATCAGACAGGTGAACGCTGCACAAAGCCGGCCACTGTATTCGAGaatctttttaaaacaaaaccagTTAAATTCAACCTTGTTGAAGTATGTTTTAATATCCCCACACATTTGCGCACTTGGAACATGACCTGTCGGAGCAGCACCTGTCAGCTTTAGGGACTTACAACTATACATATTTTGCTAAAGATCCAGAATGAAGAAAGCGTAATCCTGTTCCTGGTCGTGTGGACAGTGACGGAGATTACCAGATATTCCTACTACACATTCAAGCTGCTCAACCACCTGCCGTACTTCATCAAATGGGCCAGGTGGAGTTGCCGTTAGTCGTCACAGGAGCAAATCGTCATGTCCGTGTTTGAGCATGGTGGCTTGATATGgcgatgattctgattctggcatGATTTGAACCCATGGGTGTGGTGTAGCGGTGTGTGTAATAAATGTCCTCCGGACCGCGTAGCGGGGCGACGCATGTGTTTTTAATGATCAGCACTTGTGTTACACGATATATATGAGTGAATAAACTAACTGCTGACGGTGTGACGACTCCGATAACACAAGAGATAAACTGCACATGTCAGGTTTTAGTTTATGCTTGATCCCCAAACGTTAAAATATTAAGTGGCTGCTGTTCAAACAGCAGTGCTTGATTTATGCCATTCAGCTGAAGCACCATTGTTTTTAACATATTTGAGAGGCTGGATAATGTAGGTGGAGGGTTCAGTAgtaatttgattgtttttgcactttaaccTCAGATATTTACTTTGAAAACCTGAATTTAATTCCTGCCTGTTCAACAGATGTCTTTGGATCACATGTAAAGGCATGACTTTCTGTATATTTTCTTGTGTAGCATTACACGTAACATTAACGAGAACGATCAGTTATCGCGAATGATATATCAGAACCGGGTCTTTTTTTCTGggatttttttgtggctctagtggcctttactCAAGGTGTAGACAGTGattgggtagagagagagaaaatggggattagggatgggcggtatggactaaaaaatgtatcacgataatttctggcatttatcccgataacgataaaaatgacaataaaaaaaataccaattcaactccacctttgtaactataaatctatcaccacattcagtctttcttccttccttccttcacgtacgttgtgcgtggatttaacgcagaaccattaatcagctttacacaaaaacgtcatcaacgggaatttatcgtttttaccgcgagatgacaaattctcacggtggggaatttttttgacggtatatcgtgaaggGTAAAATATCGCTCATTCCTAATGGGGATCACATCGAACCTGtcaccgctgcaggaggactgtagcctcagtacatgggccGCTTTACTTTAACCACTGTGCCACCCAGCAGCCCTGGATCTGTGCATCTGTATCCCGAGAGCACTTGTGACGTGGCCCTCTCCTCTCGCCTGAAAGAGGAGTCATTTGGAGGATCGTCAGCTGTACACACTGGTAGTGACTCGTCTAGGATCTCTGGGATCGTGTACGATGTCTCATTTACAGTTATTAACTGCTCTCTTACCGAAGCTTACATGTCAAGTATAAATGTACTTTTTTCCGTCCACTACTTGGGTGGATCCTCTGGGGTCCCGACCAGATCTGTGCCGGCCTCTCTTTTGTCTCTGGCTCCTCGGTCGCTCCCCCTCCCTGCCCCCCAGCCTTCACGTCGTTCTCTAAGCACGGCGGAGACGCCAGGCCCCGGAGAGGGGCTCATGTTCAGCTGCTCCTGTTTTTAAGACCATCTGTTTTGGTCATGGAATGTTCGCCCAACATTTCTCTCACATCCGCCGAGACGCTCCCCCGAGCCTTTGCTGTGGGCTCGACTGAAGGAAGGATCACTGCGCTCCTGAGTCATGGCCTGCTTGCTGTGCTGTGCTGTAGGGCTCGgatgtaaagatttaaaaaaagttgtCAGGCTGTCTTACAAATGCACAAAGTAGTGATAGTTTGGGCTAGAAATTTAGACCACAGTAGCTTCTATCATGTTTTAATACAGGTTAAATGCAGTTGTTTACAAAACTGTGAGAGTATATTCAGTATAACAAATATAGAGAGAGGCTGTTTTTGCATCGTTCAGTCACCGTGCTAAATAACTCCAGGACTTCTATTGATAGTGGTGTTAGTATTGCTGATTGTTGTCTGAGCCCTAAATCACCGCTACAATCTGATCCTACGGCTTTACCCACTTCAACTTTGTGCCAAATCAGATTCCTGGCCCTCGGTTCCAAGTTTTAGTCACCACACATCATCATTCCCGCAGTTTCTCCCCGAGTGGGTCGTTTGCTGTTTCTCCTAAATCTTGGCACGTTTTGAAACAGCATAAAAGTGTTGTTAAAAGcctgctttaaagttgttaaaaCACTCAAACTTTGcctcctttttttctgtgttcATGTCACATATCTTACACCTCTGGATGCGATCCCACCACTTTAGTgaacttttaaaagaaaaaacatgcttTCAGCCTCGAAACTGTGCATTAAAAAAACTATGAAATGATATAAAACAACATGAATATTcggtttaaaacaaaaaaaaactttgattAAATTGTATATAGACAAAACCCTTTGTATCACCCTTTAATCTTTATTCTTTCACTTCTTACAGAAATCCAGTCTCGTATTAGACCTGATTATATCAGTGCTGCTTTTACTCACAGTTGGACTGCTTGTGTTGTGCCGATTGATGTGTTAACATCCTCTAAATGCGTATTTGCAGGTATAACCTGGTGAATTTGACACTTGACTTGTCATTTTTCCCCACAGATACAACTTCTTCATTGTCTTGTACCCTCTGGGAGTCATAGGGGAGCTGCTCTCCATTTACGCTGCTCTGCCGGTCGTGCGCAGATCTGGAATGCTCTCCATGAGGCTTCCTAACACGTACAACGTGTCATTTGACTACTACTACTGCCTCATCATCGTCATGCTGTCCTACATCCCACGTACGGACACCTATACTTCATACAGTCCCCCACAAAATGCAATCATTTGCAAAATATTTAAAACCTTGTGTTCAATTAAACGAAGAGACTAGCAAAATGTAGCTCcagtggtctgcgggggaggcTCTCTCCTCACACCATGGTTGTTGATAACAGCTACTTTTATTTTTGTCGCTTCAGCAGTTGGTGTTTGTGAATGTTGTCTAATGACGCTggttaaaaataattaattctAATTGTTGGTTTAGGGTTTaaccctttttaaaaatgtttttggatCGCAGTCAAAACAGGAATAGATCCTGTTTGTAGCCGTGTTCATAGATGCTAGTAAGCATTTGGACAAGAATGTTGTCATAGCAACTGCTGGCTGTTGTCTATAATAACCTCTATAAAAAGAGACTGGTGATATTAAGACACTGGTTTTGCAGGTTTTTTTGTGTTGAGTACAGAAAGAGGGAGGTTTGGCATAGGAAGAGATGTCAAGTTGTGGCTCTGCAATGACTCTGTTTAATGTACGGAGGAACAAAAGCAGTTAATGGTTTCTAAAGTAGTACCATCCTCTGAACTGGCTCTGCCCCCAGTCCAACACCAGCAAGTTTCAAGTTCATCAGAGTGGAAGCACCCtcctttaaaaaggaaagaGTGCAGCAACACATAA harbors:
- the hacd1 gene encoding very-long-chain (3R)-3-hydroxyacyl-CoA dehydratase 1, with translation MASSEEDGTVEEKENNNKKRTKSAVITAWLTLYNITMTAGWLVLAIAMMRFYFRKGTHKGLYRSIARTLKFFQTFALVEVGHCAIGIVRTSVIVTGVQVCSRIFMVWFIADSIRQIQNEESVILFLVVWTVTEITRYSYYTFKLLNHLPYFIKWARYNFFIVLYPLGVIGELLSIYAALPVVRRSGMLSMRLPNTYNVSFDYYYCLIIVMLSYIPLFPQLFFHMLRQRRRVLHGEVIVEKDD